One Halarcobacter ebronensis genomic window carries:
- a CDS encoding NAD-dependent epimerase/dehydratase: protein MTILLSGSTGFLGSYLLKLFIRDGYKVIALKRSTSNISRIDKFLNSIVIYDIDKIELSQIFKNHKINIVVNTVINYGRKDNKLTSVLDTNLMFNLNLLEVSIASNIKAFVNADTLLDRRINAYALSKAQFVDWMKFLSNKNTKMINIKIEHMYGLEDDENKFIYWLVNKLEQNVEKIDLTSGVQKRDFIYIDDIVNAYKIIIGNIDKFSNYEEFELGSGHSIEVKKFVKKIYEEIYNKQVLNTKLNFGVIPYRDNENMNIEVNLDKILNLGWKPKVFFEEGIKRIIEGKS from the coding sequence ATGACCATATTATTGAGTGGTTCAACAGGATTTTTAGGAAGCTATCTTCTTAAATTATTTATAAGAGATGGTTATAAGGTAATTGCTTTAAAAAGAAGTACTTCAAATATTTCTAGAATTGACAAATTTTTGAACAGTATAGTAATTTATGATATTGATAAAATAGAATTATCACAAATATTTAAAAATCACAAAATTAATATAGTTGTTAATACAGTTATAAATTATGGTAGAAAAGATAATAAATTAACATCTGTTTTAGATACAAATTTAATGTTTAATTTGAATCTTTTGGAAGTATCGATTGCATCAAATATAAAAGCATTTGTAAATGCAGATACACTACTTGATAGGAGAATAAATGCATATGCTCTTTCAAAAGCCCAATTTGTAGATTGGATGAAATTTCTATCAAATAAAAATACAAAAATGATAAATATAAAAATAGAACATATGTATGGACTTGAAGATGATGAAAATAAATTTATTTATTGGTTGGTTAATAAATTAGAGCAAAATGTAGAAAAAATTGATTTAACATCAGGAGTTCAAAAAAGAGATTTTATTTATATTGATGATATTGTTAATGCATATAAAATTATTATTGGAAATATCGATAAATTCTCAAATTATGAGGAGTTTGAACTTGGAAGTGGACATAGTATTGAAGTTAAAAAATTTGTTAAAAAGATTTATGAAGAAATTTATAATAAACAAGTTTTAAATACTAAGTTAAATTTTGGAGTAATTCCTTATAGAGATAATGAAAATATGAATATAGAAGTAAATCTTGATAAAATTTTAAATTTAGGATGGAAACCAAAAGTTTTTTTTGAAGAGGGAATAAAAAGAATAATTGAAGGGAAAAGTTGA
- the rfbF gene encoding glucose-1-phosphate cytidylyltransferase translates to MKVLLLAGGFGTRLSEETDLKPKPMVEIGSKPIIWHIMKIYSKYGFNEFVVLLGYKGYLIKEYFANYFLHQRDITINMKNGNIEVLNNTSEPWKITLLDTGINSMTGGRVKRAKEFVGDEPFMLTYGDGVSDINILKLLEFHKSHGKLITMTSAQPDGRFGALEMTEDNQVKSFHEKPKGDRHWVNAGFFVCEPKVFDYIENDLTTFEQEPLKNLALDGEMFTYKHKGFWKPMDTLKDKNDLNELWESGKAPWKTW, encoded by the coding sequence ATGAAAGTATTATTATTAGCAGGTGGTTTTGGAACACGTCTTAGTGAAGAAACAGATTTAAAGCCAAAACCAATGGTAGAAATTGGTAGTAAACCAATTATTTGGCATATAATGAAAATATACTCAAAATATGGATTTAATGAATTTGTTGTTTTACTTGGGTATAAAGGGTATCTTATAAAAGAATATTTTGCTAACTATTTTCTTCATCAAAGGGATATTACAATTAATATGAAAAATGGAAATATTGAAGTATTGAATAATACTAGTGAACCTTGGAAAATAACTCTTTTGGATACAGGTATAAATAGTATGACTGGTGGAAGGGTAAAAAGAGCAAAAGAGTTTGTTGGGGATGAACCTTTTATGTTAACTTATGGTGATGGTGTAAGTGATATAAATATTTTAAAACTTTTGGAATTTCATAAATCACATGGTAAATTAATTACAATGACTTCTGCCCAACCTGATGGTAGATTTGGTGCACTAGAAATGACCGAGGATAATCAAGTTAAAAGTTTTCATGAAAAACCAAAAGGGGATAGACATTGGGTAAATGCTGGATTTTTTGTATGTGAGCCTAAAGTATTTGATTACATAGAAAATGACTTAACTACATTTGAACAGGAACCACTTAAAAATTTAGCATTGGATGGAGAAATGTTTACTTATAAGCATAAAGGTTTCTGGAAACCAATGGATACATTAAAAGATAAAAATGATTTAAATGAATTATGGGAAAGTGGTAAGGCTCCATGGAAAACTTGGTAA
- the rfbG gene encoding CDP-glucose 4,6-dehydratase gives MENLVIENLFSKIYKDKTVLVTGHTGFKGSWLSFWLHKMGAKVIGYSLETPTNPSHIELLALDIISIIGDIRDLDKLNEVFDEYKPDIVFHLAAQPLVRLSYENPIETYETNVIGTLKVFEACRKHNLKVIVNITSDKAYENKEWIWGYRENDPMGGYDPYSSSKGCADLLASSYRNSYFNLKEYKKTHNTLLATCRAGNVIGGGDWAKDRLITDIMVSVSLNKKVSIRNPYATRPWEHVLEPLSGYLHIGQKLLEEKKEFAQAWNFGPSDEGSITVEEVVKNVKKHWNKIDYEINKDSNQFHEAKLLKLDCSKAHIKLKWKDVWDSDTTFEKTVKWYKAYYEEDKKVLTQKDLESYITDAKAKNIEWAIK, from the coding sequence ATGGAAAACTTGGTAATAGAAAATTTATTTTCTAAAATATATAAAGACAAAACTGTATTGGTTACAGGACATACGGGATTTAAAGGCTCTTGGCTCAGTTTTTGGCTTCATAAAATGGGAGCAAAAGTTATTGGATACTCATTAGAAACACCAACAAATCCAAGTCATATAGAACTATTGGCTTTAGATATTATTTCAATTATTGGAGATATTAGAGATTTAGATAAGCTAAATGAAGTTTTTGATGAGTATAAACCAGATATTGTATTTCATCTTGCAGCTCAACCACTCGTAAGACTATCTTATGAAAATCCAATTGAAACTTATGAGACAAATGTAATAGGAACACTGAAAGTTTTTGAAGCTTGTAGAAAACATAATCTAAAGGTTATTGTAAATATAACAAGTGACAAAGCCTATGAAAATAAAGAATGGATATGGGGATATAGAGAAAATGACCCAATGGGGGGATATGACCCTTATAGTTCATCTAAAGGATGTGCTGATTTATTAGCATCATCATATAGAAATTCATACTTTAATTTAAAAGAATATAAGAAAACTCATAATACATTACTTGCAACATGTCGAGCAGGAAATGTTATAGGTGGTGGAGATTGGGCTAAAGATAGACTTATTACTGATATTATGGTTTCAGTTAGTCTTAATAAAAAAGTAAGTATACGAAATCCATATGCTACGAGACCATGGGAACATGTATTAGAACCTTTAAGTGGATATTTACATATTGGTCAAAAGCTTTTAGAAGAAAAAAAAGAGTTTGCCCAAGCTTGGAATTTTGGACCAAGTGATGAAGGAAGTATTACTGTTGAAGAAGTAGTAAAAAATGTAAAGAAACATTGGAATAAAATAGATTATGAGATAAATAAAGATTCAAATCAATTTCATGAAGCAAAATTACTTAAACTTGATTGTTCAAAAGCTCATATAAAACTTAAATGGAAAGATGTGTGGGATAGTGATACTACCTTTGAAAAAACTGTAAAATGGTATAAAGCATACTATGAAGAAGATAAAAAAGTTTTAACCCAAAAAGATTTAGAAAGTTATATTACTGATGCAAAAGCTAAAAATATTGAATGGGCTATTAAATAA